The uncultured Carboxylicivirga sp. genomic interval CCGTTTTGTGATGATGCCTAACTTAGAACCAGAATATGTATATGACGAAAATTTGGGTGAGGTATCAACCAATCCGCACGGAGCTCAAAACCATTTAAGCCTCAGTGTCGGATTGTTATTCTGATGCTAGTGTATTTTGAAAAAGCTCAGTTTACGAATTAATTCAGCAGCTTGCTCAGCCAACTGATTCGAAGTTGAATTCATCTCTTCCGAAATAGCTGCATTACTTTGTGTTGTCACATTTATTTCCTGTATGGCCGAATTGATTTGAGCTGCTCCAATATTTTGTTCACTGCTTGATGTCGAGATTTCATTTACTAAATCTGCGTTACTTCCAATCAGCGGTAAAGAGCTTTGTAATTTTTGCATTGCTTCTTCAGCAACAAGGTTTCCATTAGCCGATAAATCAAGAATTTCCTGAGCCGCATTTTTACTTCGTTCAGCCAGTTTGCGAACTTCGCCGGCAACAACAGCAAATCCTTTACCTTCTTCACCAGCCCGGGCTGCTTCAACTGCAGCATTTAAAGCAAGTAAATTGGTTTGCATGGCAATTTCATCTATTATATTAATCTTTTCGCCAATAAGTTGCATTGCGTTTAATGCTTCTTGAGTTTTGTCAAAACTTTCGCGAATAGATTCATTTGTTTGATGCGTGTTTTTCAGCGTATCATTTGCATTTTCTGCATTGGCATTAATGTTGGCAGCCATTTCTTCCATTGATGACGATATTTCTTCAATTCCTGAAGCTTGTTGATTGGCTCCTGTTGATAGATCATTGGCAGTAGAGCTAATGGTTTCGCTCATATTACTTACTTCATTTGCCGATATTTCAACACTTGCAATAGCAGAACTAAGCTGTTGTTGCAGTTCAGAAATGGAATTGTAAATATCAAGAATCTCACCTTTAAGATTGCCATCAAACTCGTCTTTAGTTTGGGTGATATTACCTTGCGACATTACTTTTAGTTTATTCACAATTTCAACTAATGGTTTTCGTACTTGCTTATATACAAGGTACTGTAGGGCAATGGTTGTGCCAACACCAACAATTAAAGCAATGGTGTAATTGTATTGCTCATAGTCGTGCAGCAATCTGCTGTTAACAACTGTGATAAAGACATTAATCATCCATAATGCACCAATCCTGAAAAAGATACTATTCTTAAAAAGTAATTTTAAAACTAGGTAACCTAGTGAAATAGCCACAAACGCTAAGAAGGCTATTCCTCCCCAAACAGAAAAGTTATTCATTTTATCTCTCCAATTCTAATTAAGATAACTAGCAATCTCATTTTTCCCCTCAAAAATAGTTAGTTATCGTCAGGCAAATATACGTTTTTATACTAGTGTGTACAATTAGCCTAAAAAGCAAAGTGGCTGAACCATAGGTTCAGCCACTCATATTTAATAAATTTTAGAGAAAAATTAGCTTTTTTTCTCAGCTTTCTTTTTATCGCAACATTTCTTTTCAGTGCATTCTTTTTTGCAAGCCTCTTTTTTACATTCTTTTTTGCACTCTTTGTCACATTTCTTCTTTTCCGCTTTTTTCTCTGTTTTTACTGGTTCTTGAGGATTAACCTGAGCCATAACAGGAGTAGTAATTGCTAATGTAAAAATGAAAAGTAATGATAATGCCAAAGTCTTTTTCATAGTAATTATATTTAAATGATTTATAAAGTTTTTTAACTTGATATTCAAAAGTATGACTACCTCAGTCAAATTTAGGTTATCCACTTGTTAATCGCTGTTAATGCAATGTTAAATTCGCACGATGAAGTCTTTTAATAGGTAGTTTTGTTGATCATATAGAAGGTTGTAATGGGAAAGAAAAATAATAACACATGGTTAGCTGTAGTTACCTTTATTGTATTGGCTGCATTATTAGGTATACAGGTGGTTTATCTGTTAAAAGCTGCTCGCATGTCGGAGGATAATTTTAATCACAGAGTTGTAATGGCTTTGAAAGATTCTAAAGATGAGTTGGGGAGGCGGATATGTCCTGAAATGAATAATTATTTGTGTGGGAAAGAATGTCCAAGAGCTGCCAAACGAAATCGTGAAGCAGAAGTTGATAGTATCATTCGGGCCAACCTTTGCATGTATCATTTACCGCTCGATTTTACTTTTGTTTTGAGCGATAGTATTGGTACGGCTAATTCTGATAAGATGTTTGGAGCTAAATTTTATCAGCAATCGTTAAACGGCTTATTGCAAGAGCAAGGGATAGGTATTCAAATACAGTTTCCTAATCGCACCCGTTTTATCTTAAATCAAATGAAAGGGTTGTTTATTGTTTCGGTTATTGCCATTGCATTTTTAGTTTGGTCGTATATTATTCTGTTACGTATGATTAGGCGCGAAAAAATGCAGATGGCTCAAACTCGAGAGTTTGTTAATAATATGCTTCATGAGTTTCAAACACCTTTAGCAAATATCAGGTTAGCTACTAATTTGTTACGTAAAAAGAAAGGAGATGAGAAAAAGACAGATGAATATACGGGTGTTATTTTAAACGAATATGATCGTATGCAGGCTCATGTAAATGATATTTTGAATATTTCGTGTGATTCGCCAGAGAAATGTGAAAAGCATAAAGTTGATATGAATAAGATATTAATAGAAGTAGTAGAATCATACCAATATCGTATTCAGGAATTAAATGGGGAAATTCAATTTGATTTACAGGCTCAGTATTCGCAAATTGACAGTAATAACGGTCGCTTGGCGCAAGTGATATCTAATTTATTGGATAATGCATTAAAATACGTAGATCAATCACCTCATATTAAAATAACCAGTATCAACACAAAGCAGGAACTAACAATCATCATCGAGGATAATGGCATTGGTATCGCTAAAAAAGATCAACCTTTTATTTTCGATCAGTATTACAGAGTTGGTACAGGCGATGTGCATAATGTAAAAGGATTTGGCATCGGACTAAATTTTGTAAAGAAAGTAATTGAAGAGCACAAAGGTTACATTAAAGTGGATAGTGTGATTGGGAAAGGCTCTAAATTTATAATTATACTACCTTTAGCAAATGGCTAGAATATTATTGGTTGAAGATGATATAAGCATGGGTTTTTTGCTGGTGGATTTTCTTGAGTCTAACGACTTTGATGTCAAGTTGTACAAAGATGGAATCAAGGGGCTGGAAGCATTTAAAAATCATCCATTCGATTTTTGCATATTGGATGTGATGCTTCCGGGCATGGATGGATTTACCATTGCTGAAAATATTCGGAAAGAAGATAAGCATATTCCTATCATTTTTCTCACAGCCCGGGCTATGAAGGATGACAAAATAAAAGGTTTCAACCTGGGGGTAGACGATTATGTAACCAAGCCTTTTGATGAGGATGAGTTACTCTTACGAATCAAAGCAATCTTAAATAGAATTAATCTTCAACAAGATGTAGAACAAACTGAGTTTACAATTGGTGAATATCATTTTGATTCTGCAAATCAGTTGTTGTACTTTAAAGAGGATTCTAAACGTCTTACTCAGAAAGAAAGCGATGTATTAAAAATGCTTTGTCAATCGATGAACAACATTGTGCGCCGCGAAGATATTTTAATTGCTATCTGGGGCGAAAATGATTATTTCCATGGGCGAAGCCTGGATGTGTTTATTGCCAAGCTTCGCAAATATCTCAAAGAAGATTCTCAGGTTTACATTGAAAATGTTCCCAAGGTAGGTTTTGTCCTCAATGCTTGACAAACTTTGTTTAGGCCGGTTTTTAGTAACTTAATAAGTAATAATAACATTCTTCGCTCGAGCCACTGGGCTTCAACTTTTTGCCTCCAGCTCAAAAAGTTGACAAAAAAGCTACCGCCTGCAGTACTCGCTTACCCACTAAACAAAGCTCAGGGAGAAATTTAAGGATTCGCATAATTTATAACAAATTTTTCTATCCTACGCTTTTGTAAGTGGGTGCCAAGCTGCGTTACTGATGGCGGAATGACGAAATGTTTGTAGCTATTTAACCGGTGGATTAGCCTTTATAGAACCAATTGCAATAAACAACAAGAATGCCAGAGCCAGATAAGAGATGGTTCCGTACTGATTGCTTAAGTTGAACGAAAGACTAAACAAATAAGGACCAGCTGCACTTCCCATCACTAACATCGACATGGCTTTACCCGAAATGGCTCCCAAATGCTGACGCCCATAATATCGGGGCCACACAAGCGACATTAATACGGCAAATAATCCGCCTGTAAAACCAAATCCTACAATTACCATGTAGTATCCGGCTGTTGATTCAAGAATAATCAATCCTAGCGTTGCCAATAGCGCACCTGATATCATTGTGTAAAGCAAAACCTTCAATTTTATCCAGTCGCTTATAATATTACCAACAAATGATACGATGGTTGAAACAATTGTTATGGGAATAAAAATGGCAATGGCAGCATCTCTATCGTAACCAGCCTCGCCAAAAATACTTACCACATGAAAGGTAAATCCGGTAACAAAAAACGAATGAAACGATAAAGTTAGTGCATACATCCAAAAGCTACGGGTTTTAATGGCTTCGGATAAGGTGAAGTTGTTTTCTGATGTTTGAGATGCTTTACTTTTTGTCTTTTCCGATGTTTTACCATCTATTTCCAAGCCGTATTTCTCAGGATTATCTTTGTAAAACAGAAACACCATTACCAATACAACAAGCAACGAAGCTGCCATTATGCGCCAGGCACCTTGCCATCCATTATTTTGTATCAACCCATCAATAATTAATGGTGAGATAGAAAAACCAAATGACATACTTATACTGATGATGGAATTAACGCGGCCTCGTAATCGATCAAACCACTTCATTACCATGTTGCGCGATACCATTGTAAGAACTCCTTGTCCACTAAATCGCAATAACGAAAAAAGCAACGACATTAGAGTAAAAGGAATTATCCAGTGACGAAAATGAAATATGCTGAAAATTCCTTCACTAATGGTTTGACTGTATGAGCAAAGAATTAATGTAATTCCCAATAACAGAATCGACAAAAAGGCGGTTAGAACCACACCATAGCGGTCGTATATTTTACCGGCATAGGTTAAAACCAGCGAACTCAAAAAAGTTCCGATTCCGTATGTAAGACTAAATTGATCGCGAGTAAGGCCCAAAGCATCTTTTACCGGATCGGTGAAGGTGGATACACCTATGGTTTGTCCCGGAATACTGGCTAAAACACCAATCGTTCCGAATAATAAAACAATATAACCGTAATAAAACGGGAAGGATTGGGGCCTTATCAAAGGTTGAATCTTTTTCATGTTGCAAAAGTATTACAAATTCGCGCCACTCTATTTATTTGGTACGATGCTTGTTCAAAATTTTACAGTT includes:
- a CDS encoding MFS transporter, which codes for MKKIQPLIRPQSFPFYYGYIVLLFGTIGVLASIPGQTIGVSTFTDPVKDALGLTRDQFSLTYGIGTFLSSLVLTYAGKIYDRYGVVLTAFLSILLLGITLILCSYSQTISEGIFSIFHFRHWIIPFTLMSLLFSLLRFSGQGVLTMVSRNMVMKWFDRLRGRVNSIISISMSFGFSISPLIIDGLIQNNGWQGAWRIMAASLLVVLVMVFLFYKDNPEKYGLEIDGKTSEKTKSKASQTSENNFTLSEAIKTRSFWMYALTLSFHSFFVTGFTFHVVSIFGEAGYDRDAAIAIFIPITIVSTIVSFVGNIISDWIKLKVLLYTMISGALLATLGLIILESTAGYYMVIVGFGFTGGLFAVLMSLVWPRYYGRQHLGAISGKAMSMLVMGSAAGPYLFSLSFNLSNQYGTISYLALAFLLFIAIGSIKANPPVK
- a CDS encoding response regulator transcription factor, whose product is MARILLVEDDISMGFLLVDFLESNDFDVKLYKDGIKGLEAFKNHPFDFCILDVMLPGMDGFTIAENIRKEDKHIPIIFLTARAMKDDKIKGFNLGVDDYVTKPFDEDELLLRIKAILNRINLQQDVEQTEFTIGEYHFDSANQLLYFKEDSKRLTQKESDVLKMLCQSMNNIVRREDILIAIWGENDYFHGRSLDVFIAKLRKYLKEDSQVYIENVPKVGFVLNA
- a CDS encoding HAMP domain-containing sensor histidine kinase codes for the protein MGKKNNNTWLAVVTFIVLAALLGIQVVYLLKAARMSEDNFNHRVVMALKDSKDELGRRICPEMNNYLCGKECPRAAKRNREAEVDSIIRANLCMYHLPLDFTFVLSDSIGTANSDKMFGAKFYQQSLNGLLQEQGIGIQIQFPNRTRFILNQMKGLFIVSVIAIAFLVWSYIILLRMIRREKMQMAQTREFVNNMLHEFQTPLANIRLATNLLRKKKGDEKKTDEYTGVILNEYDRMQAHVNDILNISCDSPEKCEKHKVDMNKILIEVVESYQYRIQELNGEIQFDLQAQYSQIDSNNGRLAQVISNLLDNALKYVDQSPHIKITSINTKQELTIIIEDNGIGIAKKDQPFIFDQYYRVGTGDVHNVKGFGIGLNFVKKVIEEHKGYIKVDSVIGKGSKFIIILPLANG
- a CDS encoding methyl-accepting chemotaxis protein — its product is MNNFSVWGGIAFLAFVAISLGYLVLKLLFKNSIFFRIGALWMINVFITVVNSRLLHDYEQYNYTIALIVGVGTTIALQYLVYKQVRKPLVEIVNKLKVMSQGNITQTKDEFDGNLKGEILDIYNSISELQQQLSSAIASVEISANEVSNMSETISSTANDLSTGANQQASGIEEISSSMEEMAANINANAENANDTLKNTHQTNESIRESFDKTQEALNAMQLIGEKINIIDEIAMQTNLLALNAAVEAARAGEEGKGFAVVAGEVRKLAERSKNAAQEILDLSANGNLVAEEAMQKLQSSLPLIGSNADLVNEISTSSSEQNIGAAQINSAIQEINVTTQSNAAISEEMNSTSNQLAEQAAELIRKLSFFKIH